The following are encoded together in the Bos javanicus breed banteng chromosome X, ARS-OSU_banteng_1.0, whole genome shotgun sequence genome:
- the PPP1R2C gene encoding protein phosphatase inhibitor 2 family member C — MAAIDVQIYSPSLTNGVERSAWASPRLSCTLPLGADGGADGGADGGCDHCGVTRGVLCDAGAGARPLGQEAQPGSQTAQQFVPEARRAAPATEHSAAALHSPKMSASTSSRRPIKGILKNKGSTASSVAGSAQQSGGPLQEVHRKKSQKWDESNILATYRPEYRDYDFMKMNEPSTPQFGPQNLGERSAESEATALDSLTKRLAATHTSDSSYSVRDPELDGPHSSKIYLDRQEKRRQFEMKRKLHYSEGKNIKLARQLISRDLLHDYEDDNNEESSHVISHDKTTTQEEAEQGATSDEGLQTQTCCYLGDDEDDK; from the exons ATGGCAGCAATTGATGTACAAATATACTCTCCCTCCCTCACCAATGGGGTGGAG cggtcAGCTTGGGCATCCCCCCGACTCTCCTGCACCCTTCCCCTAGGCGCTGATGGCGGTGCTGACGGCGGTGCTGATGGCGGCTGCGACCATTGTGGCGTCACCCGCGGGGTACTTTGTGACGCAGGAGCTGGGGCGAGGCCTTTAGGGCAGGAGGCACAACCCGGCAGCCAGACCGCGCAGCAGTTTGTGCCAGAAGCACGGCGGGCAGCTCCGGCGACCGAACACTCAGCGGCGGCCCTTCACTCTCCAAAGATGTCAGCCTCCACCTCCTCTCGCCGGCCCATCAAGGGAATCCTGAAAAACAAAGGTTCCACCGCTTCCTCAGTAGCAGGCTCGGCCCAGCAGTCCGGTGGACCACTCCAGGAGGTCCATAGAAAGAAATCCCAAAAGTGGGACGAGTCGAACATCTTGGCGACCTACCGTCCAGAGTACAGAGACTACGATTTCATGAAGATGAATGAGCCCAGCACTCCCCAGTTCGGTCCGCAGAATCTTGGGGAAAGAAGTGCAGAGAGTGAAGCCACGGCCCTCGACAGCTTAACCAAGAGATTGGCCGCCACCCACACCTCCGATTCCAGCTATTCAGTGCGGGACCCCGAACTGGATGGACCGCACAGCAGCAAAATCTACCTTGACAGGCAAGAGAAACGTCGGCAGtttgaaatgaaaaggaaacttcACTACAGCGAAGGAAAGAACATCAAACTCGCCCGACAACTGATTTCCAGAGATCTACTGCATGACTACGAGGATGATAATAACGAAGAAAGTTCGCATGTCATCAGCCACGACAAGACTACCACCCAGGAAGAAGCAGAGCAAGGCGCCACCAGCGACGAAGGCCTGCAGACACAGACCTGCTGCTACCTCGGTGATGACGAAGACGACAAGTAG